A genomic region of Catalinimonas niigatensis contains the following coding sequences:
- a CDS encoding YiiX/YebB-like N1pC/P60 family cysteine hydrolase, translating to MKRFLTFCMLFLAMHTLSYAQLVYTPLSGDLLFQDLDCGPYCESIEKVTKGVDGADFSHMGILVMKEGQPYVYEAVSKGVTSTPLQDFLLRNLDEKGNPKVMVGRLKSAYHSLIPKALQQAELLLGNAYDEIYIDGDDAYYCSELVYEIFKRANQGKALFALSPMTYTDPDTQQTFPIWEAYFAERGMKVPEGVPGINPGAISRSHYLEIIHRYYQSAALGR from the coding sequence ATGAAAAGATTCCTGACCTTTTGCATGCTTTTTTTGGCTATGCATACACTTTCTTATGCGCAGCTGGTCTATACTCCCCTATCCGGCGATCTGCTTTTTCAGGATCTGGATTGTGGACCCTACTGTGAGTCCATAGAGAAAGTAACGAAAGGCGTGGATGGAGCAGATTTTTCGCATATGGGCATACTGGTGATGAAAGAAGGCCAGCCTTATGTATATGAAGCGGTTTCTAAAGGGGTAACCTCTACTCCTCTGCAAGATTTTTTGCTACGTAATCTGGACGAGAAGGGAAATCCTAAAGTCATGGTAGGCAGGCTCAAGTCTGCTTATCACTCCCTTATACCGAAAGCGCTGCAACAGGCAGAGCTACTGTTAGGCAATGCCTACGATGAAATTTATATTGATGGGGATGATGCTTATTACTGCTCTGAACTGGTCTATGAGATTTTTAAAAGAGCCAATCAGGGCAAGGCACTGTTTGCCTTATCTCCCATGACGTATACAGATCCCGATACCCAACAGACTTTTCCGATTTGGGAAGCGTACTTTGCTGAGCGAGGGATGAAAGTACCGGAAGGCGTTCCGGGAATCAATCCGGGTGCCATCTCCCGCTCCCATTATCTGGAGATCATACATCGCTATTATCAAAGTGCAGCATTAGGGAGATAA
- the rimO gene encoding 30S ribosomal protein S12 methylthiotransferase RimO, producing the protein MKTKGIRKDKVNVVTLGCSKNLVDSEVMLTQLKGNQIDASHESEKDDANVIIVNTCGFIDNAKQESIDTILRYADAKQSGMIDKLYVTGCLSQRYRDDLEKEIPEVDAFFGTMELPLLLKKFKADYKHELVGERFITTSRHYAYLKIAEGCDRPCSFCAIPLMRGKHVSTPIETLVQQAKSLARNGTKELLLIAQDSTYYGLDLYGKRNLADLLKQLSDVEGIEWIRLHYAFPSGFPMDVLDVMAERPNICKYLDMPLQHGSSRMLKLMRRGTTREKTEALIHQIREKIPNLTLRTTLIAGHAGEMEEDHADMMDFVEKMRFDRLGIFTYSHEEGTHAYGMEDNVPYKVKQQRANEVMELQEKISCELNQEKIGSVQKVLIDRKESGNYIGRTEGDSPEVDNEVIVPADTNYLRLGDFADIRIVDATEFDLFGEPVRK; encoded by the coding sequence TTGAAAACAAAAGGAATCAGAAAAGATAAAGTAAATGTAGTCACTTTGGGCTGTTCTAAAAACCTGGTAGACTCTGAAGTGATGCTTACCCAGCTCAAGGGCAACCAGATTGATGCTAGCCACGAGTCAGAAAAAGACGACGCCAATGTGATTATTGTCAACACCTGCGGCTTTATCGACAATGCCAAGCAGGAGTCTATTGATACTATCCTTCGCTATGCCGATGCCAAGCAAAGTGGAATGATAGACAAACTCTACGTCACCGGCTGCCTCTCGCAGCGCTATCGCGATGATCTGGAAAAGGAGATTCCTGAAGTAGATGCTTTCTTTGGTACCATGGAGCTTCCCCTTTTGCTCAAGAAGTTTAAGGCAGATTATAAACACGAATTGGTAGGCGAGCGCTTTATCACCACCTCCCGTCATTACGCCTACCTCAAGATTGCCGAAGGCTGCGACCGTCCCTGCTCTTTTTGTGCCATTCCGCTGATGCGGGGCAAGCATGTGTCTACGCCCATAGAAACATTGGTGCAGCAAGCCAAATCATTGGCGCGCAACGGTACCAAAGAGTTGCTACTCATCGCCCAGGATTCTACTTACTATGGCCTGGACCTTTATGGCAAACGTAATCTGGCAGACCTGCTCAAACAACTTTCCGATGTGGAGGGAATAGAATGGATTCGCCTGCACTATGCCTTTCCTTCTGGCTTCCCGATGGATGTTCTGGACGTAATGGCTGAGCGCCCCAACATCTGCAAGTACCTGGACATGCCACTGCAACATGGCTCCAGCCGTATGCTAAAGCTGATGCGCCGTGGCACTACCCGCGAAAAAACAGAAGCACTGATTCATCAGATTCGTGAGAAGATTCCTAACCTTACTTTGCGTACTACCCTCATCGCCGGACATGCCGGAGAGATGGAAGAAGACCATGCCGATATGATGGATTTTGTGGAGAAAATGCGCTTTGACCGTCTGGGCATCTTTACCTATTCGCACGAAGAAGGCACCCATGCCTATGGAATGGAAGACAATGTACCCTACAAAGTAAAGCAACAACGGGCCAACGAGGTGATGGAACTGCAAGAGAAAATTTCCTGCGAACTTAATCAGGAGAAGATAGGCAGTGTACAGAAAGTACTGATCGACCGCAAGGAAAGCGGCAACTACATCGGCCGCACTGAAGGAGACTCACCCGAAGTAGACAATGAAGTGATCGTTCCTGCCGATACAAATTATCTGCGCCTGGGCGACTTTGCTGACATCCGCATTGTAGATGCTACCGAATTTGACCTCTTTGGCGAGCCAGTGCGTAAATAG
- a CDS encoding DUF6452 family protein — protein sequence MKHLLIKSYRHFLLWIGLLPLAMTACLDENVSCVTDSFDTVRVNFLKLDRTNARNDTLYFESILASNGDFVDVQDTALRQIALPLNPSGDQVSFYVNWREDSGAELQTDTLVFDYSREQRLVSPECGVEQRYVELRSSYDAFDSLRIVNPEVTLFTNPNVSIYTCQYEYTNVVRARFLSINPDNNSTVSDTLIVNSITDDLGNIILDQRDTLDRVRLPVGVDRNNTTFFFEIENNEGEIVNRELNVSYFVGPVQFFDCLPQIRVNSLDVNSANYNFTDVEVEQEELNINNSRNLEIFF from the coding sequence ATGAAGCATCTACTTATTAAATCATATCGTCATTTTTTGCTATGGATAGGGTTACTGCCTTTGGCAATGACCGCTTGTCTGGATGAGAACGTCAGTTGTGTTACCGATTCTTTCGATACTGTAAGGGTCAACTTTCTGAAACTGGACCGGACTAATGCCCGGAACGACACCCTTTATTTTGAATCTATACTAGCCAGCAACGGTGATTTTGTGGATGTGCAGGACACAGCGCTCAGACAAATTGCGCTTCCGCTGAATCCTTCCGGAGATCAGGTCAGCTTTTATGTAAACTGGCGGGAAGACTCGGGGGCAGAACTGCAAACCGATACACTCGTTTTTGATTATAGTCGGGAGCAGCGGCTGGTTTCGCCGGAGTGTGGGGTAGAACAGCGTTATGTAGAGCTGCGCTCCAGTTACGATGCTTTTGATTCGCTGAGGATAGTAAATCCTGAGGTCACACTCTTTACCAATCCTAATGTCAGCATCTATACCTGCCAGTACGAGTATACCAATGTAGTCCGTGCGCGTTTCTTGAGCATCAACCCCGACAATAATAGTACAGTAAGTGATACACTTATTGTAAATAGTATCACTGATGACCTTGGAAACATTATTCTGGATCAGCGAGATACTCTTGATCGTGTGCGATTACCGGTGGGTGTTGATCGTAACAATACCACTTTCTTTTTTGAAATTGAGAATAATGAAGGTGAGATAGTAAATCGCGAGTTAAATGTTTCTTATTTTGTCGGTCCTGTACAGTTTTTTGACTGTCTGCCACAAATCAGAGTAAATAGCCTGGATGTTAACAGCGCTAATTATAATTTTACCGATGTGGAAGTGGAGCAGGAAGAATTAAACATCAATAACAGCCGTAACCTTGAGATATTTTTTTAG
- the bshC gene encoding bacillithiol biosynthesis cysteine-adding enzyme BshC — translation MKIEKLNFSETGTFSPIFLDYIDKKEALQKFYHHWPELKNFELQLQEKTFSQTSRHRLQEVLRKQYTSVAQPEAVTHNIEKLGDSKTFTVTTGHQLNIFTGPLYFIYKIITTINCCKQLNAAYPDYHFVPVYWMASEDHDFEEICHFHLFGKEYVWQTDQQGAVGRFATQSIQSLLKEIQEDVDIFEKAYTKHEKLADAVRCYVNDLFGKHGLIVLDADHSGLKADFRSVMADDLKAHIPHQLVENCSKVLDELGYKTQVHPREINLFYLKDQLRERIEKIDDQFIVLNTEHQFSEKELMEELETYPERFSPNVILRPLYQESILPNLAYVGGPSELAYWLQLKPLFDHHQLAFPILLPRNFALVINKSNGRKLRKVPLPTKDLFLDTQSLIKKFVEDHAEHSISLTDEKEAISKVFDAIEAKALRVDKSLEGFIGKEENSTFKILEEIEKRLKKSEIQNQEIHVRQLENLKEKLFPSGTLQERKENFLNFSINNPAFLEEVLKHFDPLDFHFYILNETDEP, via the coding sequence ATGAAGATAGAAAAACTCAATTTTTCAGAAACCGGCACTTTCTCCCCTATTTTTCTGGATTACATTGACAAAAAAGAGGCATTACAAAAATTTTATCATCATTGGCCGGAGCTGAAAAACTTTGAGTTGCAGTTGCAGGAAAAGACATTTTCCCAAACCAGCCGCCACCGTTTGCAGGAAGTGCTTCGTAAGCAATACACCAGCGTTGCTCAGCCAGAGGCCGTCACCCATAACATTGAAAAGCTGGGTGATAGCAAGACGTTTACCGTAACCACCGGGCACCAACTCAATATTTTTACCGGTCCTTTGTACTTCATCTATAAAATCATTACAACTATCAACTGTTGTAAACAGCTCAATGCAGCCTATCCTGATTATCATTTTGTGCCGGTATACTGGATGGCTTCGGAAGACCATGACTTTGAAGAGATTTGTCATTTTCATCTGTTTGGTAAAGAGTATGTCTGGCAAACCGATCAGCAGGGAGCCGTAGGACGCTTTGCTACCCAAAGCATACAATCGCTTTTGAAGGAGATTCAGGAAGATGTGGATATTTTTGAGAAAGCCTACACCAAGCATGAGAAGCTGGCTGACGCAGTACGATGTTATGTCAATGATCTGTTTGGCAAACATGGGCTTATTGTGCTGGATGCTGACCACTCTGGTCTGAAGGCTGATTTCCGCTCAGTGATGGCCGATGACCTGAAAGCGCATATACCCCATCAGCTGGTAGAAAACTGCTCCAAAGTCCTGGACGAGCTAGGTTATAAAACGCAAGTGCATCCCCGCGAGATTAATCTCTTCTACCTAAAAGATCAGCTGAGGGAGAGAATAGAAAAAATAGACGATCAATTTATTGTGCTGAACACTGAGCATCAGTTTTCCGAAAAGGAGCTGATGGAAGAATTAGAAACATATCCCGAAAGGTTTAGTCCTAATGTTATTCTTCGCCCCTTATATCAGGAAAGCATTCTTCCCAATCTGGCTTATGTAGGCGGCCCTTCCGAACTGGCTTACTGGCTGCAGCTTAAGCCACTGTTTGACCATCATCAACTGGCTTTCCCTATCCTGCTTCCCCGTAATTTTGCCCTGGTAATCAATAAAAGTAATGGCCGTAAGCTTCGCAAAGTACCGTTGCCAACCAAAGACCTCTTCTTGGATACCCAGTCACTGATCAAAAAATTTGTAGAAGACCATGCGGAGCACTCTATTTCTCTGACAGATGAAAAAGAGGCCATTTCTAAAGTATTTGATGCTATCGAGGCCAAAGCCCTAAGGGTAGATAAAAGCCTGGAAGGCTTTATAGGAAAAGAAGAAAACAGTACTTTTAAAATATTGGAAGAGATTGAGAAGCGGCTGAAAAAATCAGAAATCCAGAATCAGGAAATACACGTCAGACAACTGGAAAACCTAAAAGAGAAGCTGTTTCCCTCAGGTACGCTGCAGGAACGCAAAGAAAATTTTCTGAACTTTTCTATTAACAATCCGGCTTTCCTGGAGGAGGTGCTAAAGCATTTTGATCCGCTGGACTTCCACTTTTACATTCTCAATGAAACAGACGAACCTTGA
- a CDS encoding DUF6048 family protein, which produces MSQLLAQEQEAPVASDSVERIKMESDFLPSAIRIGPAINALIQTAMDNNGTYYGLQTDLAIRRFMFSAEYGHADLTRQSEAGVTEEEAFFYSSSGDYYKLGIDVNLLRDKQTNDFDARDDVIYFGLKYAFSVIDDEVSFRTRDNFWETSSISQSNENLAVHWIEMNAGVKVELFKNIFLGYTMRYRFGQRFGDRSSLVPYRIPGFGSGEDEANFGFDYYIFYRIPFKKK; this is translated from the coding sequence ATGAGTCAGCTGCTGGCCCAGGAGCAAGAAGCGCCTGTAGCGTCTGACTCTGTTGAGAGAATAAAGATGGAATCGGATTTTCTCCCTTCAGCCATTCGTATAGGTCCTGCTATCAATGCTTTGATACAAACAGCTATGGATAATAATGGTACCTACTATGGCTTGCAGACAGACCTGGCTATCCGCCGCTTTATGTTCTCAGCAGAATACGGGCATGCTGACCTTACCCGTCAGAGCGAAGCGGGCGTAACAGAAGAAGAAGCTTTTTTTTACAGCAGCAGCGGAGATTACTACAAGCTGGGCATAGATGTCAACCTGCTACGCGATAAGCAAACCAATGATTTTGATGCCCGGGATGATGTGATTTATTTTGGATTAAAATATGCTTTCAGCGTCATTGATGATGAGGTAAGCTTTCGTACCAGAGATAATTTCTGGGAAACTTCATCCATTAGCCAAAGCAACGAAAACCTGGCAGTCCACTGGATTGAGATGAACGCTGGTGTAAAAGTAGAGTTATTTAAAAATATCTTCCTGGGTTATACGATGCGCTACCGTTTTGGCCAGCGTTTTGGTGATCGTAGTTCATTGGTTCCTTACCGGATTCCGGGCTTTGGCAGTGGTGAAGATGAAGCTAACTTTGGCTTTGATTATTATATTTTTTATCGTATTCCTTTCAAGAAAAAATAA
- a CDS encoding apiosidase-like domain-containing protein, whose protein sequence is MLASTTHTQGQAHQWMKYELTFGSDSLYDNPLYEIDSFYTVFTSPSGKAHKIYGFWDGDRDWKVRFMPNEIGDWQYKTFCSDEKNSGLHAKEGSFRSEKNSSELPIFQKGNIIHLKGDYHLSYADGSPFFWLACTAWNGTLKSTEKEWDDYLAHRKDHHYSVIQFVATQWRGAEVNSQLQKAFSGQGKIKINPAFFQHLDHKVDKINTHGLVAAPVLLWALPKGEGRELSPGYALPQEEAIKLARYMVARYGAHHVVWTLGGDGWYTHLYEQRWKNIGRAVFGEAHPGVVAQHPMGRSWIGEAYAEEGWLDIVGYQSSHGIDSGNINWINKGPMKKKWDKLPARPLINMEPCYEEIYFRNTDTHVRNASYWSLFATPVAGITYGANGIWPWIRKGEKILNHGSLSEKSPSTWRESIDFPGSHQMGYLAKFIQQFAWWELKPDHDLLAKQPGDEQFDHYISLLRTDDYSTMLTYVPFRTEVQIINAQNIHYKGQWYNPVKDSYSDAEVKNQTNKLSVTPPGEGDWVLVLKKTE, encoded by the coding sequence ATGCTAGCATCAACTACCCACACGCAAGGTCAGGCCCACCAATGGATGAAGTACGAGCTTACTTTTGGAAGTGACTCACTTTACGACAATCCTCTGTATGAGATTGATAGCTTTTATACTGTGTTTACTTCCCCTTCCGGTAAAGCACATAAGATTTATGGCTTTTGGGATGGGGATCGGGATTGGAAAGTACGCTTTATGCCCAATGAAATAGGCGACTGGCAGTACAAAACATTTTGTTCAGACGAAAAAAACAGCGGTTTGCATGCAAAGGAAGGAAGTTTTCGTAGCGAAAAAAATTCAAGCGAGCTCCCGATATTTCAAAAAGGAAACATCATTCACCTGAAAGGGGATTATCATTTGAGTTATGCAGATGGCTCTCCCTTCTTCTGGCTGGCATGTACCGCCTGGAATGGTACCCTTAAGTCGACCGAAAAAGAATGGGATGATTACCTGGCTCACCGAAAGGATCACCACTATAGTGTAATTCAGTTTGTAGCAACGCAGTGGAGAGGTGCAGAGGTCAATAGCCAGTTACAGAAAGCTTTTAGTGGGCAGGGCAAGATTAAAATCAATCCTGCTTTTTTTCAGCATTTGGATCATAAAGTGGATAAAATCAATACCCATGGATTGGTAGCGGCTCCGGTCCTGCTCTGGGCTTTGCCCAAAGGAGAAGGAAGGGAGCTGAGCCCCGGCTATGCGTTGCCGCAGGAGGAAGCCATCAAACTGGCGCGTTATATGGTAGCCCGTTATGGGGCGCATCATGTGGTCTGGACATTGGGTGGCGATGGCTGGTACACTCATCTGTATGAACAAAGATGGAAAAATATTGGCAGAGCAGTATTCGGGGAGGCACACCCGGGTGTAGTAGCCCAGCACCCCATGGGCCGCTCCTGGATCGGAGAAGCCTATGCTGAAGAAGGCTGGCTGGATATAGTAGGCTATCAATCCAGCCATGGAATTGACAGCGGTAATATCAACTGGATCAATAAAGGGCCTATGAAAAAAAAGTGGGATAAACTGCCTGCCCGTCCTCTGATCAATATGGAACCTTGCTATGAGGAAATTTATTTCCGTAATACCGATACCCATGTCCGCAATGCTTCATACTGGAGCCTTTTCGCTACGCCGGTGGCAGGCATTACTTACGGTGCCAATGGCATCTGGCCCTGGATACGTAAAGGGGAGAAAATCCTTAATCATGGATCATTGAGTGAGAAAAGCCCCAGCACATGGCGCGAAAGTATAGACTTTCCCGGTAGCCATCAAATGGGCTATCTGGCAAAATTTATCCAGCAGTTTGCCTGGTGGGAACTCAAGCCCGACCATGACTTATTGGCCAAACAGCCGGGGGATGAGCAGTTTGATCACTATATCTCCCTCCTGCGTACTGATGACTACAGTACGATGCTAACCTATGTCCCTTTCAGGACGGAAGTGCAAATTATAAATGCGCAAAACATCCATTACAAAGGACAGTGGTATAATCCTGTAAAAGATAGTTATAGTGATGCTGAGGTCAAAAACCAGACTAATAAGCTGTCTGTCACGCCTCCCGGTGAGGGCGATTGGGTACTGGTGCTGAAGAAAACGGAGTAA